The Leptospira bouyouniensis genomic interval TCTGGGGCTTTATGACCTTACCGACTTCTGTTTCTGGGAAAACGTTAATTCAATACAAATCGACAGTGGATGAATTTTTAAAAAAACAGCCGAAAGCCTCGGGCGAGATCCCATTTGAATCTCTCCGAACATCGCCAAAACTTGCCCAATGGTTTACCATGGCATCTTCGAGAGCAGCAGAGAATGGAAGAGAGGAATTAAAAGAAGCAGATTTTTTAAAATTTTTACCCCAAATCCTACCGGAGCTGAAAATCAATTATGAAGATTTAAATGTGAAAGAAACGGACGAGGAAGTTCCAAATTTTCTCATAAATCTCAATGATTTAGCAAGAGAAGGAAAATTAGACCCTGTCATTGGTCGAAGTAAAGAAATTCGTTCTGTAATGGAAATTTTAGGAAGAAGGTCAAAAAACAATCCTGTACTCGTGGGAAGCGCTGGTGTGGGAAAAACCGCCATTGTGGAAGGGCTCGCAGAACAAATTGTCAAGGGTCGGGTTCCTGATGTACTCAAAGGGAAAACCATCTATTCACTCGATATGGGGCAATTGATGGCGGGAACGAAATACAGAGGTGAATTTGAGGAAAAACTAACAGCCCTTTTGCGTTACATCAAAGGACAAGCTGGCGAAGCAATTTTGTTTATAGATGAAATTCATCAATTAGTTGGAGCAGGTAAAACAGATGGAGCCATGGATGCTGCCAATTTGTTAAAACCAGCGCTTGCACGAGGTGAATTACATTGTATCGGAGCCACAACAGGCGATGAATTTCAAAAGTACATACTTGGTGACCAAGCATTAGAAAGACGTTTTCGTGCAGTTCCTGTTAATGAACCAAACAAAGAAGATGCGATTGAGATTTTAATGGGAATTCGAGATAAACATGAAATCCATCATGGAATTAAAATTTCTGATGAAGCAATCTATGCGTCTGTCCTTTTGTCAGACCAATATATTACTGATAAATTTTTACCAGATAAAGCTATTGATTTGGTTGATGAAGCTGCTTCTGCTTTGAAGTTATCTGCTGAAGCGATGCCAACTGAGTTAGTGGAATTAGAAAGTGAAATTCGATCCAAAAAAATATTTGCCCAAGTGGAAAAGAAAAACGAAGAAACTTTGAAAGAAATTGAAGCATTGGAGAAAAAGTTTCAAGTTGGAAAAGAAATTTGGGAAAAGGAAGTAAACTCCCTAAAACAAATTGCTTCTATTAAAAACAAAATCGATCGTGTGAAGTTTGATTTAGATGCAGCCCAACAACGTGCTGATTATACAGAAGCATCACGATTGAAGTATGCAGTGTTACCAGAGTTGGAAAAAGAACTGAATGGTTTCCAAAATAGTTGGATATTAGAAAGAAACCACATTGCAGCTGTAATCGCAAGACAGACTGGAATTCCTGTAGAAAAGATTTTAAAAACAAAACAAGAGAACTTACTCCATTTGGAAGATGATTTAAATTCTGTAGTTTATGGTCAAAAGGAATCCATCAGAGAGATTGCTGATACTCTATTGACATCTTATGCTGGAATTTCTCCTGAAACAAGACCGCTTGGATCCTTCTTATTAAAAGGACCCACAGGTGTAGGAAAAACAGAAACAGCTAAAGCAATTGCAAAGTTTTTATTCGACCAAGAAACCAATCTAGTTCGATTGGACTTAAGTGAGTATTCAGAAAAACACTCAGTTGCAAAACTCATAGGTGCTCCAGCTGGTTATGTTGGGTATGATGAAGGTGGAATATTGACAGAAGCGATTCGACGTAAACCTTACTCAGTTGTTTTATTTGATGAAGTGGAAAAAGCTCATCCTGACTTTTCTGATATTTTACTTCAAATTTTAGATGATGGTAGATTAACAGACAATAAAGGCAGAACTATCAATTTTAAGAATACTATTGTGATTCTTACTACCAATTCAAAAAATATTGAAGCTGATTTTAAACCTGAAGTTCTAGGAAGGTTGGATGCAATTTTGACCTACCATTCGTTAGATTCTTCCATTATGGAAAAACTCATCGAAAAACAACTTCGATCTCTAAATGAAAGATTAAAGGTAAAAGGGATCGTTGTGGAACTTTCAGAAAGCACAGAACATATTTTACGGGAACAGGGATTTGATCCAAAATTTGGAGCTCGCCCTTTAGGAAGTGTTTTCAATCGTATCGTGAATCGTCCTTTGGCTAAGGCGATCCTTTCTGGGACTTTAGCAGAAGGCCGTTATCGTGCGGATTGGAATGGAGAAGATCTACAATTTACCTTACTCCAAGAAACATCCTCAGTAAAAAAATAAACCGAAAGTATCCTACAAACCTCACCATAAATTAGTTTATGGTGAGGTTTGTTTCGTCTAAGGATATATTTATGTCTGAACTTAGTCTCACATCCACAATCCCTACAAACCAAACTATATCTGTGCCATTATTAGGATTAGGAGTCTGGAAATCACGACCGAAAGAATGTTTTGATGCAGTTAAATCAGCCCTAGAAGTCGGTTACAGACATATTGATACAGCAGCAATTTATGGAAATGAAGCAGATGTAGGAAGAGCGATTGATGAGAGTGGTATCAAACGTAGTGAAATTTTTTTAGTCACAAAACTTTGGAACGCAGACCAAGGTTTTGAAGAAGCTCAAAAAGCAATCGATGTATCTTTAAAAAAATTAGGTACAGATTATGTAGATATGTATTTGATTCACTTTCCAGTATCGGGAAAACGAAAAGAATCTTGGAAGGCTTTAGAAAAGATAAAAAAAGAAGGCAAAGCCAAATCAATTGGTGTGAGTAACTTTATGGTTACACACTTAAAAGAGCTGTTAAATGAAACCGAAATTATTCCTGCTATGAACCAAGTGGAATACCATCCATTTTTACAAGACACAAAACTCAAAGAATATTGTGAGAAAAATGGAATTTTGCTAGAAGCTTATAGTCCGTTAGCGCATGGTCAGAAATTAGAAGATGAGAGAGTTACCAAATTAGCTAAAAAATATAATAAATCGAATGCTCAGATTCTAATTCGATGGTCGTTACAATCTGGAAATGTTGTGATTCCAAAATCAAAAAATCCAATCCGAATTAAAGAAAACGCGGACGTGTTTGATTTTACATTATCGCAAGATGATATGAAAGAGATTTCAAACTGGAATGAAAACTTTCGCACTTGCTGGGATCCAACAACTGTTGATTAAGAATCGATTGTTCTCTCTATTTTTTTTCAAATACAAGGACGGCTGATTGCCGGTTGTCCTTTGTGCCTAAATAACCATAACCAAATGGAAATGGTAGGATTTGGTCATTCGTTTCTTTACTTAATTTAATGAGCTCAGGTTGTTCCTCAGGAAAAACTGCTCCTGATAGGTTCCATGATTTTTCATATCTACCGAAGATGCTCCTTTTCCAATTGTTTTCAGGAAAAAAACGCATTGGAAAGCCTGAGTCATCTTGCACAACGAATGTTGCATTTTTTAATAATAAGTCGCGAAAGGATTTTCTTTTTTCGCCATGAAACAAATATTCTGCCGATTTTGTAAAAATGCCAAATTCACCAAGTGCCGTAAAGTATTCATACAATCCGTCTCCAGGGATTCCTTCATGGCCAATTAAGAATATTTTAAAATATGTAAGTGTTTGTTGTTTTTGTAAATTGGGATCATATAAAGTTACTTGAAATCCCTTATATTCAATATGATTTCCGATAATTGATTTTTCTTTAGTATCAATGACTTCTTTTCCCATTCGTTTTAAAAAAGCTACAAAGACCGGAAAAGCCCCATTTAATTCTTTTTTCTTTGTTTCTTCTTTCATTTTACGGTAAGTAAAATAATTTCTACCGGCCAAGTGATCCGATAAATTGCGGATACCCGATTTCACAATGTTCTTTTCTTTAAGAGAAAGTTCATTGTATTTACTTGGATAACCGGGGTCTTCTAGTCCGAATAAAACATAGTTATCCGAATCAGGATAAAAGGAAAATAAATTCAAAACATCGATTCCACTAAAAGGATAAACCACTGTTTTAACTTTTGGATGAAAATCTTTTTGTTTTAAATACACAGTGATCGATTCTTTCGTACTAATCAACTTGTTCCAACTGGCATCCATTTCTCTTTTGTGAACTGGATCTGTGTTGATACTCCCAGCCCATTCATCAAATATTACAGACTCACTAATCTCAATGTTTGATTTCTTTTCTTGGAATAGGCATTGAAAATTCAAAAAAATTATTAAAATAAAAATTTTTTTCGTCATATTTTTCGGTAAGTTTAGATGGAAATCACCGAGGCTATCGATAAAGTACTAAATGCAAAGAAGGAGCTAGAAGCTGCTTGGGATGGAAATCCATTACCTTCTTTTATATTGAACAATGATCTAAAAATCCTCAGATGTAATGCTTCTGCAACAGAACTTTTTCAGACATCCTTTTTTCAGCTGATCGGTAAAGATTTTGTAAATCTTTTTTGGAAGGAGGAAATTCAAGAAGAAATTCGTTCATCTTGGATAAGGCGGGCAGGAAAGTCTTCTTTCCCTGTGATTCTCTCTCGTTTAAACGGATCATTTCAAATACTTTCTCAATCCATTTCTAATAACCAAAGAGTTTTATACATTGTAAATCTGGATTCAATTCGTGTTCCTGAAAATCGAGAAGAGGAAGTAAGATTAAAACTCGCTTTAGAAAGTGGGCAAAGTGGTGTATGGGATTTTTCCCTTCGATTAGGGAAGGCTTATTTTAGTCCAGAATATGTTCGAATGTTAGGATTTGAAGTCGAACATTTCCCCCAAAATTTTTCACATTGGGAAACATTGGTACATTGGGAGGATCGGGAACAGATTCGAACTCTATTTGAAAATTATCTGAATGGTCATATCGATTCACATGATACCGAAATTAGAATGTTCACTAGATCGGGAAAATCAATTTGGGTTTGGAGTAGAGGGAAGGTTGTTGAAAGAGATGAAAATGATTTACCGATACGTGTTGTCGGTACGCATATTGATATAACGGAACGTAAAAAAACTGAAATTAGAACAGCAGCTGTAATAGACATAGGCCAAAAAAGTTCGCTATTAGAGAAAGAGATAAGCATTTTTAATTTAGCTTTAAGTTATTCATTACAATTAACTGAGAGTAATTGGGGAAAAATTAGATTAATTCGAGACGAAGTTATTGAAAAAGAATTTGGATTGTATAAGATTCGAAATCAATCATCTTCCGAATATTTACCAATTGAACCTACAACTGTTTTTCCTAGAATCTTAAGAGAGATGAGTTTGAAGTTTTTCTTAAGAGAGAATGAATATTTCGAATTGTTATTATATAATAAAAGAACAGAATTTGAAGAAATTGATTATAAAGAAGTTGAATTACTCGGTACAGAACTGGTTCAAATTTTAATTAGAAAAAGAACGGAAGATTTGCTTTTGACTAGCGAATGGAATCTTCAGTCAATTGTCGAATGTTCACCTAATGGAATTTTGATTCTAGTAAATGGTCAAATTCAATTTTTCAATAGAAGTTCAGAAATCCTACTTTTGCAAAATAAAAACCAGATGAAGAATAAAAAAGTTTCTGAGGTTTTTGGTTTTTTGAATGGCGATGATCCGTTTGAGTTTATTCAAAATTTATCTAACAATGGATTTGCGCCTGATCAAAATGTTATTGAGAAAAATATCATTTTATCAAATGGACAAAAAAAATGGGTTAGTTTTTGGGCAATTGAAATTATATATAATGGAGAAGTTTCGCTTTTAGTTTACCTGAATGACCTTTCTCGGGCAAAGGATACAGAAACTCAATTATTACAAAGCGAAAAATTAGCTTCGATAGGTCAATTGGCTGCGGGTGTCGCTCATGAAATCAACAATCCAATGGCATTTATTTCGAGTAATCTAGAAACCATGAAAAGATATCATAAGATTCTTTCGCATTACTTTGAAAAAGCAAAGATAGAACTTTGTCGATATTCTGCGGATCCAAATGTTCTAGAAATGATAAATGAATGGGAGAAGGCAGATATATCGAATATATTGTCTGATACTTCCGAAATGTTAGATGAATCTATTGATGGTGCTAGTCGTGTAGTGAGTATCGTAAGTAATATAAAAAGTTTTGCTCATGTAAATAAGGAAGAGAATTTTACTCGATGTAATCTTAATGAAATCGTTACATCTGCTATCAATATAAGTCAACATAATATAAAGTATTATAGTATTGTTGAATTTAATGTTGCTAATGAATTGCTTGAAATTTCGTGTCATCCTCAAGAGCTCGGACAAGTCATTATTAATTTGATTGTTAACGCTGGTCATGCTATTGAAGAAAAGAAAGAACATGGATTGTTTCCGGATTCACAAGGTGAAATGCCAGGTAAAATTGAAATTAATACGAAGTTATGCATACTGGAAAATAACAAACAATATGCGGAAATAAAAATTAAAGACAATGGTATAGGAATTCCAGAAGAGTTACAATCAAGAATTTTTGATCCTTTTTTCTCTACAAAGGAAATTGGTGAAGGAACAGGGCTTGGTCTGTCAATTAGTATGGACATTATCAGAAAACACAAAGGGAAAATAGAACTAGAGAGTGTCCGTTGTGCGGGCACTACATTTTCGATATATCTGCCAACCCATCAGGAGGATTAATATGGTTACGAATAGTATTGATCAGATGATCAAAGATATTGAGTCACAATTGACGGATGTCAAAAAAGAGGAAAAAATTTATAAGATCGTCATGGTAGATGACATAAAATCTATTTCGTCATCTATGAAGCGAGAATTATCATTTGTCGCAAGAAAAATAGATAATGTAAAATTAGTGATGGTGGATATTCAAGATCCAGAAATTGCTTTTGAATATTTACAAAAATCAAAACCAGATCTTTTGATTTCCGATGTTAAAATGCCTTATTTAATGGGAGACAAATTAATAGAAGCAGTTAAGAAATTATATCCAGAGTTACCTGTCATTGTGGTCACAGGTTTTGCAACGAAGGAAAATATTCTTTCTGTTTATAAATCAGATAAAAACAGCATTATTTTGTCAAAACCATGGGAACCAGAACGATTGGTCGCCGCAGTCAATCAGATGTTAGGTACAAATTTTCAATGGAATGATTGATGGGCAAAAAAAAACCGGCCCGGGAAACCCCGAACCGGTCAATGGTTCCTAAAAAGAAAGCCTTTGTGTGTTTATTCGCCGACTGCGATGTCTCCATCCCCTTCAGTAGAGAAACTAACAGGTTGTTTTGTTTTTGTTTCCTTCGTTTCTTTGGGATCCCTTTCAATGGATTTCACTTCTCGTGTTTGGATTTTCGCTTGGTCCAAAAGAGGAAGTGCATTGAGGTCTCGTACTTGGTTTTCAATTTTAAAAGCAATGTCTGGATTCTCTAAAAAGAAGTTCCTGACTTGTTCTTTTCCTTGTCCAATTTTTTCACCGTTGTAAGAATACCAAGATCCAGCTTTTGCTACTAAATCATGCCTAACTGCCAGATCAATGAGTGAACTTTCACGGTTGATTCCATTCGCATACATAATATCGAATTCAGCCTGACGGAAAGGTGGCGCACATTTGTTTTTCACCACTTTCACACGCACTCGGTTCCCAACTGGTTCCTCTTTTTCTTTGAGAGTTTCAATTCTACGGATGTCAAGACGAATCGAAGCGTAGAATTTTAATGCATTTCCACCTGTCGTCGTTTCCGGACTTCCGAACATCACTCCGATTTTCATACGGATCTGGTTGATGAAAATGACTGTTGTGCTGGATTTTGAAATGGTTCCAGTGAGTTTACGAAGGGCTTGTGACATGAGGCGCGCTTGTAGACCCATGTGGGAATCTCCCATATCCCCTTCAATTTCTGCCTTAGGGACAAGGGCCGCAACAGAGTCGATGACAATGAGATCTATGGCATTGGAGCGAACGAGAGACTCGCAGATTTCCAAAGCTTCTTCGCCGTTGTCAGGTTGGGCAACGAGAAGGTCGTCCACGTTCACACCCAGTTTTTTGGCATAAGATGGATCGAGAGCATGTTCGGCATCGATAAAGGCAGCAATGCCACCTTTCTTTTGTGTTTCTGCAATGGCAGATAAAGTAAGCGTTGTTTTACCAGAGGACTCAGGTCCATAAATTTCAATGATACGACCTGATGGAAATCCACCAATTCCTAGAGCGATGTCAAGGTCCAAAGAGCCAGTGGATACCACATTCATCTCGGACATACGAGTATCGGCACCGAGACGCATGATGGATCCTTTTCCGAATTGTTTTTCAATTTGGCCAAGGGCGGCATCAATTGCCTGTTTTCTTTGGTCTGTTTCTTTTTCTAGTGCCTTGTCAGCTTTCTCTTTTTTCATGAATCAATCGTTCTCCTAAGTCGGTGTTCCGAAAGACTAGGTAGGGGACTTTGCCAGTTGGTTTCAAAAAATCCACCTGACACCTCAAGGATGAACCCATCCCTTCCGAATTCCACTCTTTTTCTCTTTCGAAGTGACTCCATTATGCCTTAGGCCTGGGACAAACTAGGGTTGGGAGCGGAATTTTTCTGGATTATGTCTTTTTTTTCCGATTTCAACACTAAACAAAATGTAAGTACTTGTATAGTATTTTTTTAGAGCGGGAGAAAGAAAACTTAGCCGATAGTTTTGATGTATGACCCTGCCTGTCCTTGAAGTCCAAATTCCCGAACATTTTCCCCAAGTGATGGCGGATTTATTTCGCAGTTACCGTACCTATTTAAAAATTGAAAAAAATTATTCGGAACATACCTTGTTCGCATATTTAAGGGACTTGAAGTTCTTTTTCGAATTTTGTTTGAAAGAGGAAATTGATATTCTCAGTGTTGATGTTCTGGATGTGAGAGCCTACTTTGCTGATTTAAAATCAGCTAAAAAACAAGACAAACGAACACAAAGTCGTAAACTTTCTTCTCTTCGAACGTTTTATAAATTTTTATTCCGCGAAGAAAAAATTGGAGCCAATCCAATCCTTCAAGTTAGTTTCCCTAAAACCAAAAAGAGATTACCTAAAAATTTCACTCCTATTGAAACAGAAGACATACTTGATTATGAAGATCCTGAAAAAAAAGAAGTTCTAGGTAAACGTGATAAAGCAATTGTCGAAGTTTTGTATAGCACTGGACTTCGTGTGTTTGAGTTAGTGAATGCAAAGTTAAGTGATTTAAATGAAGAGTTAACATCGCTTAAAGTAATGGGGAAAAGAAGAAAAGAAAGATTTGTTTTCATCGGTCCTGAAGCAAAAGAAGCTTTGAAAGATTATTTGGATGAACGAGGAAATAGTGGCCCTGAAGAGATTTTTTTAAATCAAAGAGGTGGTAAATTAACAACTCGGGGTATCCGTTATATTTTATCTGAAAGAAGGTCAGTGATGGGTATGGAAAAAGCCATTACTCCTCACAAATTTAGACATACGTTTGCAACAGACTTACTTAATGCAGGGGCTGACATTCGCGCTGTACAAGAGTTACTCGGTCATTCATCATTGTCGTCAACACAAGTGTATTTGAGTGTTTCGAGAGACAGACTGAAAGAAGTGTATCGAAATGCGCATCCGCATGCAAAGAAGTAAGGGGGCGCTTTAGGGTATAATCTCCCCGCCCTGAATTGGGTGGGGTTCTGGACCCGCCACCCAATGCCTCTCCTCTATCACAATGATTGCCTTTTGACAAACAAATCCTTAAAAAACAAAAAATAATTTTCAAAGAGTTCATGGTTTTGTAATTTGAGTCTACAAATTTATAGTTGACTATAAAAATATGGCCAGCTATAAAAAGTTAGCTATGCGAAATGAAATTCGAACTAATGACCCATTGGCAAAATTTCCTTTAAAAGAAAGAAAATTTGCAAGGACTCGAACGAATCTCGTCGTTGGATTATTGAAATTATTGGAGACAAGGTCCCTGGATGAGATTAAGATCACAGAACTTTGTCACTATGCTGAAATTTCGGAACCGACATTTTATAATTATTTTCCAGAAAAAGATGATCTGGTCTTACATTATATTCAAATTTGGAGTTTGATGGTAACAGTTTTTGCTGAAGAGAATCAGCAAACAAATTCTGGATATGGATTGATTCATTCTCTATTCCAATTGACTGCAAAAGAATCAAAAAAGAATCCTAAGATTCTTTTGGAGATCATTTCATTCCAGACAAAGAAAAAATCGAAGCGCAAACCAAAACCATTAACGGAAGCAGAAAGAATCCTTTTATTTCCAAACTTTCCGGGAATCGAATCACTTCCTATCGGTGGAATAGAAATGATTTTAGAAAGAGCAATGGAATTATCACTTAAGAATCAAGAACTTCCAAAAGTTACCAATATAAAATATCTTTCCTTAGCGATTGCGAGTTGTTTTTTTGGGATTCCAATTTTGGCGTTCCAATTAGGTGAAAACTTGGAAAAACTTTGGATTGAATCATTTCATTACATTTGGTTGGGTGCTGGTGGTTCAATTCAAAAAAAATCAAAAAGAGCAGGTAAGATATGAAACTCATCTCTAATCAATATATACTCCTTATCATCGGAGGTGTGTTAGTTGGTTTTACTGGAATGAATTGGAATATTCCTTTTTTTGGTTGGTTTGTATTTGTTCCATTTTTGCGTTATATACGCCTGGGGTATTCGTTCAAACTTCTTTTGATGAGTTTGGTATTTTTTCAAATTCTTTCAACACTCAGAATTGTAAGTGAGCCATTTCATTTGTGGATCGCTGTATTTTCTGGCTTACAAGCAGGTTTTATTTTTACAATCTTATTATGGATTTGGAATTTTTTTAGAATACGATATCCTAAATCGATTTCACCAATTTTATCCTTCGCATTTTTATTTACAATCGTTGAATGGATCGGAGCCTATGAA includes:
- a CDS encoding TetR/AcrR family transcriptional regulator; amino-acid sequence: MASYKKLAMRNEIRTNDPLAKFPLKERKFARTRTNLVVGLLKLLETRSLDEIKITELCHYAEISEPTFYNYFPEKDDLVLHYIQIWSLMVTVFAEENQQTNSGYGLIHSLFQLTAKESKKNPKILLEIISFQTKKKSKRKPKPLTEAERILLFPNFPGIESLPIGGIEMILERAMELSLKNQELPKVTNIKYLSLAIASCFFGIPILAFQLGENLEKLWIESFHYIWLGAGGSIQKKSKRAGKI
- the xerA gene encoding site-specific tyrosine recombinase/integron integrase, with the protein product MTLPVLEVQIPEHFPQVMADLFRSYRTYLKIEKNYSEHTLFAYLRDLKFFFEFCLKEEIDILSVDVLDVRAYFADLKSAKKQDKRTQSRKLSSLRTFYKFLFREEKIGANPILQVSFPKTKKRLPKNFTPIETEDILDYEDPEKKEVLGKRDKAIVEVLYSTGLRVFELVNAKLSDLNEELTSLKVMGKRRKERFVFIGPEAKEALKDYLDERGNSGPEEIFLNQRGGKLTTRGIRYILSERRSVMGMEKAITPHKFRHTFATDLLNAGADIRAVQELLGHSSLSSTQVYLSVSRDRLKEVYRNAHPHAKK
- a CDS encoding response regulator produces the protein MVTNSIDQMIKDIESQLTDVKKEEKIYKIVMVDDIKSISSSMKRELSFVARKIDNVKLVMVDIQDPEIAFEYLQKSKPDLLISDVKMPYLMGDKLIEAVKKLYPELPVIVVTGFATKENILSVYKSDKNSIILSKPWEPERLVAAVNQMLGTNFQWND
- a CDS encoding ATP-binding protein: MEITEAIDKVLNAKKELEAAWDGNPLPSFILNNDLKILRCNASATELFQTSFFQLIGKDFVNLFWKEEIQEEIRSSWIRRAGKSSFPVILSRLNGSFQILSQSISNNQRVLYIVNLDSIRVPENREEEVRLKLALESGQSGVWDFSLRLGKAYFSPEYVRMLGFEVEHFPQNFSHWETLVHWEDREQIRTLFENYLNGHIDSHDTEIRMFTRSGKSIWVWSRGKVVERDENDLPIRVVGTHIDITERKKTEIRTAAVIDIGQKSSLLEKEISIFNLALSYSLQLTESNWGKIRLIRDEVIEKEFGLYKIRNQSSSEYLPIEPTTVFPRILREMSLKFFLRENEYFELLLYNKRTEFEEIDYKEVELLGTELVQILIRKRTEDLLLTSEWNLQSIVECSPNGILILVNGQIQFFNRSSEILLLQNKNQMKNKKVSEVFGFLNGDDPFEFIQNLSNNGFAPDQNVIEKNIILSNGQKKWVSFWAIEIIYNGEVSLLVYLNDLSRAKDTETQLLQSEKLASIGQLAAGVAHEINNPMAFISSNLETMKRYHKILSHYFEKAKIELCRYSADPNVLEMINEWEKADISNILSDTSEMLDESIDGASRVVSIVSNIKSFAHVNKEENFTRCNLNEIVTSAINISQHNIKYYSIVEFNVANELLEISCHPQELGQVIINLIVNAGHAIEEKKEHGLFPDSQGEMPGKIEINTKLCILENNKQYAEIKIKDNGIGIPEELQSRIFDPFFSTKEIGEGTGLGLSISMDIIRKHKGKIELESVRCAGTTFSIYLPTHQED
- a CDS encoding aldo/keto reductase, whose product is MSELSLTSTIPTNQTISVPLLGLGVWKSRPKECFDAVKSALEVGYRHIDTAAIYGNEADVGRAIDESGIKRSEIFLVTKLWNADQGFEEAQKAIDVSLKKLGTDYVDMYLIHFPVSGKRKESWKALEKIKKEGKAKSIGVSNFMVTHLKELLNETEIIPAMNQVEYHPFLQDTKLKEYCEKNGILLEAYSPLAHGQKLEDERVTKLAKKYNKSNAQILIRWSLQSGNVVIPKSKNPIRIKENADVFDFTLSQDDMKEISNWNENFRTCWDPTTVD
- a CDS encoding ATP-dependent Clp protease ATP-binding subunit; the encoded protein is MKQYDSNVQGALDIAQTEAIRRQNTEISPYHLVWGFMTLPTSVSGKTLIQYKSTVDEFLKKQPKASGEIPFESLRTSPKLAQWFTMASSRAAENGREELKEADFLKFLPQILPELKINYEDLNVKETDEEVPNFLINLNDLAREGKLDPVIGRSKEIRSVMEILGRRSKNNPVLVGSAGVGKTAIVEGLAEQIVKGRVPDVLKGKTIYSLDMGQLMAGTKYRGEFEEKLTALLRYIKGQAGEAILFIDEIHQLVGAGKTDGAMDAANLLKPALARGELHCIGATTGDEFQKYILGDQALERRFRAVPVNEPNKEDAIEILMGIRDKHEIHHGIKISDEAIYASVLLSDQYITDKFLPDKAIDLVDEAASALKLSAEAMPTELVELESEIRSKKIFAQVEKKNEETLKEIEALEKKFQVGKEIWEKEVNSLKQIASIKNKIDRVKFDLDAAQQRADYTEASRLKYAVLPELEKELNGFQNSWILERNHIAAVIARQTGIPVEKILKTKQENLLHLEDDLNSVVYGQKESIREIADTLLTSYAGISPETRPLGSFLLKGPTGVGKTETAKAIAKFLFDQETNLVRLDLSEYSEKHSVAKLIGAPAGYVGYDEGGILTEAIRRKPYSVVLFDEVEKAHPDFSDILLQILDDGRLTDNKGRTINFKNTIVILTTNSKNIEADFKPEVLGRLDAILTYHSLDSSIMEKLIEKQLRSLNERLKVKGIVVELSESTEHILREQGFDPKFGARPLGSVFNRIVNRPLAKAILSGTLAEGRYRADWNGEDLQFTLLQETSSVKK
- the recA gene encoding recombinase RecA, which codes for MKKEKADKALEKETDQRKQAIDAALGQIEKQFGKGSIMRLGADTRMSEMNVVSTGSLDLDIALGIGGFPSGRIIEIYGPESSGKTTLTLSAIAETQKKGGIAAFIDAEHALDPSYAKKLGVNVDDLLVAQPDNGEEALEICESLVRSNAIDLIVIDSVAALVPKAEIEGDMGDSHMGLQARLMSQALRKLTGTISKSSTTVIFINQIRMKIGVMFGSPETTTGGNALKFYASIRLDIRRIETLKEKEEPVGNRVRVKVVKNKCAPPFRQAEFDIMYANGINRESSLIDLAVRHDLVAKAGSWYSYNGEKIGQGKEQVRNFFLENPDIAFKIENQVRDLNALPLLDQAKIQTREVKSIERDPKETKETKTKQPVSFSTEGDGDIAVGE